ACTGTAGGCAGTTGCTAAACTGTTTTGAATTGTTGCCCATTCAGTAGAATTATTATTTTGATCGAAAAAGTTTAGGGCAATACTATAAATAGTGATGGAAATTTCTAGGTTGACATCTCGTTGACCGAGGGGAAATTGTTGGACTAAATTAGCAAAATTAAACAGATCTATAATTGTGCTGCGTGTCGCAAACGCTCGGATAACTTCAATTAAGCTGAGATTAAGTTTGGCTTGCTGACTCGCCAAAAATGGATAGACAATTGATGGGTTAACATCACTCTCAGAAGTTAACCTCAGAGCTTCTTTTAAGAAGACTAAATACTCTTGCTGTGTGGTATTCCCTTGAGTTTCCCTACCTTCACCCCCAGAGGCGTTGAGATATTCCCCCACCTGTTGCGCCAGATTTCGCAAAAAACCCGCCTGATTCTCTTCCCCGGCTTCCTGCAACTGTTGCGCCACCTGTTCGCACACCTGCACAAAACCCTCATCTACCAAATCGAGAGATTGATTCAGGATTTGGGGTTCCTCGCCATTGGGACAGGTGAGGAGTTGTTGAATTAAAGTGAGATAAGCCTGGATGCGTTCTTCGTTCATGGCAACCTTTGAGAAACGGGGTTTCTGAGTTAAGTCCGGTTAGATTAAGTTAATTATGGCAGAAATCGGTTTGTTTGTGCTGGCGGTTGCGGGGTGTTGATGATGACGTACAGCCGAAAGCCTTGAAATAAATTTCAGGCTCAAAGCTAAAACCCGTTAAAACGGGTTAATGAAGAATGATCTTAGTTATCTTTAGATAACTTCAGCTNGCGATCGCATTTTAGAGGGGCGGGTTTAGTTAGATTATTGGTTAGAATCGAAGATAATTACAGAACCCGCCCCTACATTTTATTGTGGAAAAAATGCGATCGCATTTGAGATGGGGAGGGACATCACCCCTAGGATAAAATATTACAACCTATACAAATTGATTAAGAAAAGTATCCAAATTTAAAGCTTAATTGCAATTTGGACTCCAATTGATAAATTTTATAGATCGAGGTGATAGGGTTAAAGCCATTCAAACATCAGGCGTTAATCCCCCTTAACCTAGAATTATGAACCCTAAACCTTCACAACGCGATCCCCTGGAATCCGCCGTCACCGCAGCATTAGGCGCGGGTGTAGCCACTTCTTTTGCGGTGAGTCAAGGTCAAAGTCCTTGGGTTGCTCTAGGAATTACAGCCTTTGCTGCGATTGTTGCGTTAATTTGCGATCGCGCCGGGCTAGTTTAAACCTCACTTTTAAGCCTGATATACAATGGGGGAAACAAACCCTTCCAGAAAGAATTTTGTGGAAGGTTGAAGTTGATTAATAATGTTTCTCCCAAAAACAATGATTGAATCCTATGCGTTTCTAGCTTTAGCCTTAACCTATGAAGATCCGGCTTCTGATCCATTCCCAGGATTGAATCAGGTTAATTGGAAAAAGCTTTCCAGTCAAACCTACCGCTACTTTCTCGGTTTAGCCGTAGCTGTTTCAGTCCTAACTCTCGCCCAAAGCGCCCAAGCTTTGGTAATGTCTGGAGATTCGGGTGCCCAAGTCAGACAAATTCAACAACGCTTACAAGAACTAGGCTATTTTAACGCGAATGCTACAGGTTATTTTGGCAGCCTGACTCAAGATGCGGTGATTCGTTTTCAACGAAATTACGGTTTATCCGCCGATGGAATTGTTGGCCCCCAAACGCTCAGGGCTTTGGGATTAATCACCACCGACCCCTCTAATCCTGGCAGTAATCGAGACTTAATTGGACTGGGGACAGGGGATAATGGCCCCGGTGTTTCCGATTTACAGAGACGGTTACAAGCCTTGGGTTATTTCAACCAACAACCTACAGGTAACTTTGGGACTGTCACCCAAAATGCGGTGATTCGACTCCAACAGGACTATAATATTCCGGCAACGGGTTTGGTAACAGAAGCTACCCTCGCCCTCCTCAACAGTACACCGCAGCCACTCCCTGATATCTTACCCGGTACAACGTTACAACTGGGCGATTACGGATCTGCGGTTGCCGCATTACAAGAAGGGCTACAAAACCTCGGCTTTTATGATGGCAGTATTACAGCATATTTTGATGATCTAACAGAAGTCGCTGTTCAACGGTTTCAACAATCTCAGGGAATCTCGGCTACCGGAGTCGCTACTTCCGCAACATTAATGGCTTTAAATCTGTATGTTCCGGGGATGCCCTCTAATCCTCAGTTTGATGATATTCTCCGATTAGGGAGCCAAGGCTCGGCTGTCCGGTTATTACAAGGACGATTAAAATCATTAGGATACTATACCGGGATAGTCAATGGTGTATTTGGTCGATCTACCCAACAGGCTGTGATCAATTTTCAACGTGCTTATGGGATTACCGCAAAGGGAGAAGTGGGGCCGACCACTACTGAGTATCTCGTCACTGCCATAACCAATAACCGATCTGCTTCAGCGATCGCCCTTCCTATCCCAATTCGTCAACCTAATACTATTCCGATCAGTAATACTTTATCAACAGTTTCTTTAGGAGATACCGGAGGCGAAGTCAGAAAAATTCAACGACGCTTACGACAATTAAACTATTATAATGGCCCCATTAATGGCTTTTTTGATAATGCAACTCAAAATGCTTTAATGCGGTTTCAACAATCTGCTGGAATTACAGTCAACGGAATTGCTGGCCCAACAACTCAAACCTCTTTATTTAATCCTCGACCCGTTTCTGTAACCCCAACTCGTACTATTGTTGTCGTACAAATGACTCCGCCTGTTTCTGGTTCAGCCCAGGTTCGACAATGGCAACAAACATTAAGAATTCAGGGACTTTATAATGGCCCTATTAATGGAATTTACGATCGTTCAACACAACAAGCTGTTGCACAAGCCAGAGCTTTTTATGGCCCTAGTGCAGATGCCGTCTTATTTGGAGGAGGTTTATAAATAGTAACTACTTTTGACAACAATTACCGAAAATTTTGGGTTTAAAGCCCCTAAGTTCCACTTAGGCTTTTTATTCCAAATTGGTGTATGATTTAAAAAAGAGATTTAGAAGAAAAAATGAAAGCCAGATATCGATTTAGATGCTACCCAACACCCTCCCAAAAATTGGCGTTAGCCAAATTATTTGGGTGTGTACGGGTCGTGTGGAACGATGCTCTGGCTTTTTGTGTTTCCGAGTACAAAGGAGGTAAGAATAAACCCAAGAATGCTGAACTGCAAAAACAATTCATCACTCAAGCTAAGAAGTTAGAAGAACGGGAGTGGTTATCGGAAGTATCAGCAGTTCCCTTGCAACAAAGCTTAAATGATTTAGAACAAGCTTATCAAAATTTCTTCAATTTCTGTAAAGGAACTAGAAGATGTTAATGCCGCAGTTAATATAAAAGTCGCCGGAGGGCTTTCGGAGACTTTAAACGGACGTGGAGGCAAGCGTCAGACTACAGCTATTTGTAGCAGCAGCCAGCGAATCGTCAACCCACCAGCATTTCAACAATTATCGATTTTCGATTTGTTGTAATAGATGGAATCCCCGTGCGTTTACGCCGGGGCGGATGTCAAACAGATTGAATACAGGTTTTAATCAGTCTGATCTTTCCCTAATCCTCCTAATTTAATCCGTGCAATCCGTGTAATCCATGTAATCCATTTAATCCGTGTTCCCATCTTCCGTTAACTCAGAATCCATTTCAAAATTACAATCAGCGATCGCCTTTGAACAAGTCCAATTACTAGAAATTAGCGACGGCCAACCCATGCGTAAAGCCTCATGACAAATCGTATGAATCGTTAATTGGCAATCTAATAAATGAAACCCCGATTTTTCCGCTTGCTTCATGCTAGTTTTAGAAATGGAATCATTTTTAAATTCAATAGTTTTATTACACTGAACACAGACTAAATGATGATGGTGATGGGGATAGGGCTGATTAATTTCATAGTGTTTATGACCTTCAGCTAATTCCAATTCGCGTAAAATTCCCATCCGGGCCATTAGCTTCAAAGTGCGATAAATTGTTGATAAACTAATCGCTTCCCCTCGGCTTTTGAGTAAATTGTACAGATCTTCCGCACTTAAATGATTTCCTTTCGGTAAATTCTGAAAGACCTGCAAGATCGTTTCCCGTTGGGGAGTTAACCGCCAACCTTTATCGTTGAGTTCAGATTTAAACGAGACTGTTGTATATAAAGCCATACGCTCACTTGCTTTCAATAAAGCTTGCATATTGACAATAATACACAACAAATTTCCAGATTGTCAAAAAAAACCAGTTATTTTCAATAACTGGTTTAGATTTCAGATTCACAGATTTAAAATTCTTGCGGTGGGCCGATCCAGGGTTCTCCGATTAACTCAGGGTTTCCAGATAATCCCGAACCCGGTTGCGACGTTTCGGTTGGCGTAATTTTTGCAGAGCTTTAGCTTCAATCTGGCGCACTCGCTCCCGTGATAATTCTAGCGCTCGGCCAATTTCAGCCAAGGAATAGGGATGACCATCTCCTAACCCATAACGCATCAGAATCACATCCCGCTCCCGACTGGTTAAATCTGCCAACAGGTGTTGTAAATCCCGATGCAAAGATTCCCGCATCAGCAATTCTTCCGGTGTCACCTCTTCGGTTTCCAGTAAATCCCCTAATTCTGTATCTTTATCCGTCCCGACTTTCGTTTCTAAAGAAACCGAACGAGGAACCCGTAACAAGACTTCTCGGACTTGAATCGGAGTCATCTCTAACTCCAGGGCAATATCCTCAATGGTAGCAGTACGACCTTTTTCTTGAGAAATTTTTCGTTGTGCTTTTTTAATTTTGTTGAGTTTTTCGGTAATATGAACAGGCAAACGAATCGTGCGGCTTTGGGTTGCGATCGCCCGTGTAATTCCTTGACGAATCCACCAATAAGAATAGGTGCTAAACCGATATCCCCGTGTCGGGTCAAACTTGTCAACAGCCCGTTCTAGTCCTAAAGTTCCTTCTTGAATTAAATCAAGCAGTTCTAAACCCCTATTTTGATATTTTTTCGCTACCGAAACCACTAGACGCAGGTTCGCTTTAATCATGTGGTCTTTGGATTTTATGCCATCAGCTTGAATCTGATCCAATTCCTCAACGGTTAAACCCACGATCTCCGCCCAACGGCGTTTTCCGGCGGCTAAAATCGGCTTCAGTTCAGTCACATCAACGCCCCCCGTTGTCGCCCATCGCTCTAAAGACGGACGATGACCCAACTGTGCGGATAACTGATCACGGGTTTTAATCAGGCGCACATAGACGGTAATCACACCCTCTTCTTGGTTGGCTGCATTATCGCGTAAATCAACTAACCTCAGATAACGCTGAACTTTTTGGGCTTCCGATACTTCTTCATCTCGTCCTAACAGACGAACTCGACCAATTTCTTGCAGATACAGTCGAACCAAATCCGTTGTCCGACGATTAACAGATTTCTGGAGTTTAGCATCACTGGCATCCTCTATATCCAGATCAATTAAATCATCCACATCCGGCTCCAGGTTACTATTTATAAGATCTTCAGGTTCAGAATAGCCCTCAAAAGGCTGGTTCGAGTTATTGTCGGCATAGATTTTAGTGGCTGGCATAGTTTCTATCTCAGTTGATCTGGATAATTAAGAGGCTGCACTTACGGGGGGTTAGCTAACCGATGGAATGCCCACTGTAGGATGACGAACTATCAAGGTTCTCAGTTCCCTTATCTAACTTATAATGCCCTGGAATCATCGTTTTAGGTCAAGCCTAGAGAACAATTTTAATTATGGGCAGTTACAAGCACAAGGAGTAAAATCAGGTTAGCAACAATTGTTTTTTACTACCTTATTAGTTAGTATAAGAATAAGTAGCCTATTTATCAGTGATTCTCGTCAAACCCCCGATTAATTGTCATCACCTCTTACAGGCGCTTGAGATCACTACAAAGAAACTTTACCTCTTTCGTTATAAAAGTTAATATTAAAGGTTGACGGTTGACAGACAACAGACAACAGACAACAGACTTCTCAGAGGTGGCAATTTCTGGTAGTTTTAACTATGAACCGCTAAACAGGATTCGGTGAGCCTGTCAGCAGTATTTTTACTTACTGCCAAGTCAAGTTGGGAGAAAAAAATGTTAACAATTCTGTTTCAAGTTGTCCTTGCGGCACTGGTGATCTTATCTTTTCTGATGGTGGTAGGCGTTCCCTTTGCCTATGCCACCCCCCAATACTGGAGCCAATCTAAGCCTCTGCTTTATGTCGGTTCTGGTCTTTGGTTCGTATTAGTGATTTTAGTAGGTGTATTAAACTACTTAGTGGTTTAATTCACAGGCGGAATTGCGGGTTAGACGGTGTAGGATAATTCCCCTAAGCAGTTTAACCTACAATTCCCCCTGGATCTATAAACAAAGGATAACAACAATGACGGTTTTTGAGGGGAATTTTACTCAAACAGACTCCCTGCGGTTTGCAATAGTAATTGGTCGGTTTAATGATTTGATCACAACCAAATTATTAGAAGGGTGTCAAGATTGTTTAAAACGACATGGCATTGATCCTGATCCCCAGGGAACACAGGTTGATTATGTTTGGGTTCCAGGGAGTTTTGAGATTCCCTTAGTTGCTCATCAGTTAGCCTTAACCCGTCGTTATGATGCGATTATTTGTTTAGGGGCTGTAATTAAGGGACAAACCCCCCATTTTGATTATGTCTCGGCGGAAGTCTCCAAAGGCATCGCAGCAACAGCGTTTCAAACGGGTATTCCGGTGATTTTTGGGGTGCTGACAACGGACACGATGCAGCAAGCCTTAGAACGAGCCGGAATTAAAGCCAATCACGGTTGGAACTATGCGATGGATGCGATTGAGATGGCAAACTTAATGCGTCAAATCAAGCAAAGTGCTACAACTTCCCATACAACAGTAGATTCTACAGCGATTTTATCCGCCAGTTCCAGTCCAGCGTTAACTGGGGAAACCTTGAAACAGCAGTCACAAACCCATTAAACCCTAGGGTTCTAAAAATTTTTGCGAAAAGGGTTGACAAATCTAAAGATTTTTGGAATCATAGAAAAGGTGAAAGGTTTGCGGGTGTAGCTCAGTGGTAGAGCGTCACCTTGCCAAGGTGAATGTCGCGCGTTCGAATCGCGTCACCCGCTTAAAAAAATATAGGATAATTTGTTAACGGGGTGATTTATTAATCGCCCCGTTAATTGTTTACAGGAATATCCGGTAAGCCTAAACCCCAGATAAAAAAATCCATGAAACTGATAGAGCATAATTCTAATCAACTGATTTTTAAAGACTCTACTGTTAGATCGTGGATGATTAGATTGGTATGTACTCCCTTTTTAATTTTAGCTGTTCTGGGATTGTTTTTAGTCATTACTGAAAAAGTTTTTCCAAGTTTCTTCATCATTTTTTGTTTGGTCGTGGGTATTTTCGGAGTTTTCTGGACTTCCACTCAAACGGTTTATCTTAATAAAAGCCAAAATAGATTAAGAATTGAAACCCAAAGATTATTAGGAACAAAAAGACTAGAATATTCACTCGAAAACCTCAATGTCAGGGTAGAAAAAACTATTTTTCGCGTCAAAACCTATAGTTCTCTATTAAAAATCAAAAAAGAACCCATCTGCATCGTTGTTTTAGAAATTGCTTCTAATGCTCAAACTATCAAGATTTCTAGTAATTATAGTTTAACCCGAAATCAAGCTGTTGAAATTGCCGATCTGATTCGCACTTTTCTGAATACACCACCCTGAGAACCCTTTCAACCGAACATTTCTGCTGATATCCAAAACATTTCCGGTCGTCTTAAATTAAACCCCAATCTTGGGAATTGCCAAGCTTTATAATTAGCGGTAATTATAATAATTGCTACAATCTGGAACAAGATTGATGCAAAGACTTTTCCTGGGATTCAATATCAATAAAGGATCAACAACAATGAAAAGCTCTTATACTATTATTATTCAATGGTCAGAAGAAGATCAGTGTTATGTGGTCAGCCTTCCTGAATGGGGAGAACATTGTCACACCCATGGGGATACCCATGAAGAAGCCTTAAAGAATGCACAAGAAGTTTTAGAACTCCTGATAGAGTCGGCGTTGAACAATCATGAGCCTTTACCCAAACCTCAACTTTTCGGAAAAACATTAGAGAGAGTGTGAAAATTCCTTAAAATTATTGAAACTCTTGGCAATTTTCAATGACAATCAACAAGAAAATAAGAGTGTGAAAGTGGCGATCGCTGGCTCTACAGTAAAAGAGTGTAAAAGTGGCGATCGCTGGCTTGAACGAGGGAACGAGGGAACAAGGGAACAAGGGAACTAAAGAAGGATACGGGTAAGGATGGAGTTGAGTATAATAATTGAAAATAGCCAGTTTTGACTTAATTATTGTAAAAACATTATTAAATTAACGGATCGCTTGTGCCATCCCAAAAAGCTCAAAAGATTGATTTGAATGGTGATTATCCTTGCCCCTGTCGGCGGAGGGGGCGGTTAGTTCCCATTGCGCTGACCGAAGCCTTTGGCTGCGATCGCTGTCAGCAAATTTTTGTTGTCGATGAGAGTGGTTATTGTTTAGAACAACTCGCAACCCATTATCCTTATAAACAGGCTTGGCGTTGGACAGGTCATCAATGGAATAGAGCCAGTCCAGGGTTAAGGGCGCATTATTTACCGATGGCTTTGGGAATGCTCTTAGTTCCGTTAGTGATCTGGTTACCATTAGCCTTGTATTCACCGGGGCCAAATCTTGTGTTATGGGCGATGGTTGCTGTACTGTTAGCGATGTTACCCGCACTCATGGTTTGGCTAGCTTACAGGCGTTAGCTGCATGATAATTGATGATTTTTCTCTCCTTCCTGCTGACCATCCCCTCCGTCGTGCGTACCTTGCTAGTTTTCAACTGGCAAAAACGAAGGGAATGGATCGGAGTCGAGCCTTGCAACTGATGGCGAAAGCCTTGCGATCGCGACAGAATGATATCCTAGAAGCCAATACCCTCGACTTAGAAGCGAGTCGAGACTTAGGATTATCAGAACTAATAACCGACTGGCTGAAACTCACCCCTGAACGCCTAGAAACCACCGTTCAAATTTTAGAACGTCT
The nucleotide sequence above comes from Planktothrix serta PCC 8927. Encoded proteins:
- the ribH gene encoding 6,7-dimethyl-8-ribityllumazine synthase, which gives rise to MTVFEGNFTQTDSLRFAIVIGRFNDLITTKLLEGCQDCLKRHGIDPDPQGTQVDYVWVPGSFEIPLVAHQLALTRRYDAIICLGAVIKGQTPHFDYVSAEVSKGIAATAFQTGIPVIFGVLTTDTMQQALERAGIKANHGWNYAMDAIEMANLMRQIKQSATTSHTTVDSTAILSASSSPALTGETLKQQSQTH
- a CDS encoding transcriptional repressor, with the translated sequence MALYTTVSFKSELNDKGWRLTPQRETILQVFQNLPKGNHLSAEDLYNLLKSRGEAISLSTIYRTLKLMARMGILRELELAEGHKHYEINQPYPHHHHHLVCVQCNKTIEFKNDSISKTSMKQAEKSGFHLLDCQLTIHTICHEALRMGWPSLISSNWTCSKAIADCNFEMDSELTEDGNTD
- a CDS encoding type II toxin-antitoxin system HicB family antitoxin, encoding MKSSYTIIIQWSEEDQCYVVSLPEWGEHCHTHGDTHEEALKNAQEVLELLIESALNNHEPLPKPQLFGKTLERV
- the sigC gene encoding RNA polymerase sigma factor SigC; protein product: MPATKIYADNNSNQPFEGYSEPEDLINSNLEPDVDDLIDLDIEDASDAKLQKSVNRRTTDLVRLYLQEIGRVRLLGRDEEVSEAQKVQRYLRLVDLRDNAANQEEGVITVYVRLIKTRDQLSAQLGHRPSLERWATTGGVDVTELKPILAAGKRRWAEIVGLTVEELDQIQADGIKSKDHMIKANLRLVVSVAKKYQNRGLELLDLIQEGTLGLERAVDKFDPTRGYRFSTYSYWWIRQGITRAIATQSRTIRLPVHITEKLNKIKKAQRKISQEKGRTATIEDIALELEMTPIQVREVLLRVPRSVSLETKVGTDKDTELGDLLETEEVTPEELLMRESLHRDLQHLLADLTSRERDVILMRYGLGDGHPYSLAEIGRALELSRERVRQIEAKALQKLRQPKRRNRVRDYLETLS
- a CDS encoding peptidoglycan-binding domain-containing protein, giving the protein MIESYAFLALALTYEDPASDPFPGLNQVNWKKLSSQTYRYFLGLAVAVSVLTLAQSAQALVMSGDSGAQVRQIQQRLQELGYFNANATGYFGSLTQDAVIRFQRNYGLSADGIVGPQTLRALGLITTDPSNPGSNRDLIGLGTGDNGPGVSDLQRRLQALGYFNQQPTGNFGTVTQNAVIRLQQDYNIPATGLVTEATLALLNSTPQPLPDILPGTTLQLGDYGSAVAALQEGLQNLGFYDGSITAYFDDLTEVAVQRFQQSQGISATGVATSATLMALNLYVPGMPSNPQFDDILRLGSQGSAVRLLQGRLKSLGYYTGIVNGVFGRSTQQAVINFQRAYGITAKGEVGPTTTEYLVTAITNNRSASAIALPIPIRQPNTIPISNTLSTVSLGDTGGEVRKIQRRLRQLNYYNGPINGFFDNATQNALMRFQQSAGITVNGIAGPTTQTSLFNPRPVSVTPTRTIVVVQMTPPVSGSAQVRQWQQTLRIQGLYNGPINGIYDRSTQQAVAQARAFYGPSADAVLFGGGL
- a CDS encoding transposase; the encoded protein is MKARYRFRCYPTPSQKLALAKLFGCVRVVWNDALAFCVSEYKGGKNKPKNAELQKQFITQAKKLEEREWLSEVSAVPLQQSLNDLEQAYQNFFNFCKGTRRC
- the psbZ gene encoding photosystem II reaction center protein PsbZ yields the protein MLTILFQVVLAALVILSFLMVVGVPFAYATPQYWSQSKPLLYVGSGLWFVLVILVGVLNYLVV